From Companilactobacillus heilongjiangensis, one genomic window encodes:
- a CDS encoding LysR family transcriptional regulator has protein sequence MFQQMQYFIAIVKNHSFTQAAVECNISQSAISQQMKELESNLGVKLLERKGRSFEVTEAGQYFYTHSQDILTNVDQLVKNTVKIVKNDDVNLNVGYLRSFGTTEFLQTVSKFTQEYPQVKIHITSGNHEELYELLRTGKIDLNFSDQRRALSNEYQNEFLTSSKFMVAVSRSLPVGTEKIDIAELADIPCILISDSENPTADESYYRDILGVKGEFVIAKNYDEAQILVASSQGYLIINERMKNQLNQDIVKVIKLIKGKQSLVQNYYAYWQADNSGFYIESFADLLKESFA, from the coding sequence ATGTTTCAACAGATGCAATACTTTATCGCAATCGTTAAGAATCATAGTTTTACGCAGGCGGCAGTGGAATGCAATATTTCTCAATCGGCCATTTCCCAACAAATGAAAGAGTTAGAAAGCAATCTCGGTGTGAAACTCTTGGAACGTAAAGGTCGGAGTTTTGAAGTTACTGAGGCGGGACAATATTTTTACACGCATAGTCAGGATATTTTGACGAATGTTGACCAATTAGTTAAAAATACGGTGAAAATTGTCAAAAATGATGATGTGAATCTCAATGTTGGTTATTTGCGAAGTTTTGGGACGACAGAATTTCTTCAAACAGTTTCCAAATTCACTCAAGAATACCCCCAAGTTAAAATTCACATTACTAGTGGCAACCATGAAGAACTCTATGAATTGCTACGAACAGGCAAGATTGATTTGAATTTTTCTGATCAAAGACGGGCGTTGTCGAATGAATATCAGAATGAATTTCTGACATCAAGTAAATTTATGGTAGCGGTCAGTCGTTCTTTGCCAGTCGGTACTGAAAAAATTGATATTGCTGAATTGGCTGATATTCCTTGTATTTTAATTTCTGACAGTGAGAATCCAACGGCCGATGAGTCGTATTATCGCGATATTCTCGGGGTTAAAGGTGAATTTGTCATTGCTAAGAATTATGATGAAGCACAAATATTAGTGGCTTCCAGTCAAGGATATTTAATTATTAATGAGCGGATGAAAAATCAGTTGAATCAAGATATTGTTAAGGTAATCAAGTTGATTAAAGGTAAGCAGAGTTTGGTTCAGAATTATTATGCATACTGGCAAGCTGATAACTCGGGCTTTTATATCGAAAGTTTTGCGGACTTGTTGAAAGAAAGCTTTGCATAA
- a CDS encoding NAD(P)H-binding protein, producing MTNVLIIGATGTIGGTVRQTLLNETDDKLTLFARSAGRLNVSDRETAMAGDVTSDSDLDKAMENQDAVFVALSGPLNRFAEKIVAAMDRNNVSRLLFITSMGIYNEIPASVGSNGNLSSNGVLRPYREAADIIESSDLNYTVIRPGWFTNGPVNYEITRKGEPFGGHDVSVKSIADFVKNAIADDSYYSHDSVGLNSK from the coding sequence ATGACAAATGTATTAATTATTGGAGCAACAGGAACAATCGGCGGAACAGTTCGCCAAACACTTTTGAATGAAACTGATGACAAGCTAACTTTATTTGCTAGAAGTGCTGGTCGTTTGAATGTCAGTGACCGTGAAACTGCAATGGCCGGAGATGTGACATCTGATTCTGACTTGGATAAAGCTATGGAAAATCAAGATGCAGTCTTTGTAGCCTTGAGTGGTCCATTGAATCGCTTTGCTGAAAAGATTGTGGCAGCTATGGACAGAAATAATGTTTCACGTCTATTATTCATTACATCAATGGGAATTTATAATGAAATCCCTGCATCCGTTGGTAGTAACGGAAACTTGAGTAGCAACGGTGTCCTTCGTCCTTATCGAGAAGCCGCTGATATTATCGAAAGTTCTGATTTGAACTATACCGTTATTCGTCCGGGTTGGTTTACTAATGGACCAGTTAATTACGAAATTACACGTAAAGGCGAACCATTCGGTGGACATGATGTTTCAGTTAAATCAATCGCTGACTTTGTAAAGAATGCGATTGCTGATGACAGTTATTATTCACATGATAGCGTTGGATTAAATAGTAAATAA
- a CDS encoding zinc-dependent alcohol dehydrogenase family protein, which yields MRAATFVEPGKMEVREYAKPTIQKPTDAIIKIVRACVCGSDLWWYRGISKREPGSTVGHEAIGIVESVGSDVKDIKVGDFVIAPFTHGCGHCAACLAGFDGDCLNKEAGGNGGYQGEYLRFINANWALVKIPGQPEDYSDDMLNNFLALADVMATGFHAAKSAEVKKGDTVVVMGDGAVGLSGVLSAKLLGAKRIIAMSRHEDRQKLAKEFGATDIIAERGDEAVEKVMELTKTGADAVLECVGTEQSVDTAVKVGRPGAIVGRVGVPQKPEMNTNNLFWKNIGLRGGIASVTTDDKNVLLDVVLNGEINPGKVFTKRFDLDHIQDAYEAMDKRTAIKSLLIIDK from the coding sequence ATGAGAGCAGCAACTTTTGTAGAACCTGGAAAAATGGAAGTTAGAGAATATGCTAAACCAACTATCCAAAAGCCAACTGATGCGATTATCAAAATCGTTCGTGCTTGTGTCTGCGGATCAGATCTTTGGTGGTATCGTGGAATTTCCAAACGTGAACCTGGTTCAACTGTTGGTCACGAAGCTATTGGTATTGTTGAATCAGTTGGTTCTGATGTTAAAGATATTAAAGTTGGCGACTTCGTAATTGCACCTTTCACTCATGGCTGTGGTCACTGTGCCGCTTGTCTAGCAGGTTTTGATGGCGATTGTTTGAACAAAGAAGCTGGTGGCAATGGCGGTTACCAAGGTGAATATTTGAGATTCATTAACGCTAACTGGGCTTTAGTTAAGATTCCTGGTCAACCTGAAGATTATTCTGACGATATGCTCAACAATTTCTTAGCTTTAGCTGATGTCATGGCTACAGGTTTCCACGCTGCCAAAAGTGCTGAAGTTAAGAAAGGTGATACAGTTGTAGTAATGGGCGATGGCGCTGTTGGTTTGAGCGGTGTGCTTTCTGCTAAATTGCTTGGTGCTAAACGTATTATTGCCATGAGCCGTCACGAAGATAGACAGAAATTGGCTAAAGAATTTGGCGCAACAGATATCATCGCTGAACGTGGTGACGAAGCCGTTGAAAAAGTTATGGAATTAACTAAAACTGGTGCTGATGCCGTGCTTGAATGTGTTGGAACGGAACAATCAGTCGATACAGCGGTTAAAGTTGGTCGTCCTGGAGCAATTGTTGGACGTGTCGGTGTACCACAAAAGCCAGAAATGAATACGAATAATCTTTTCTGGAAGAATATTGGTCTACGTGGCGGAATTGCCTCAGTAACCACAGATGATAAGAATGTTTTGTTAGATGTTGTTTTAAATGGTGAAATTAATCCGGGCAAAGTTTTCACAAAACGTTTTGATCTTGATCATATCCAAGATGCTTATGAAGCAATGGATAAGAGAACAGCTATTAAATCACTATTAATTATTGATAAATAA
- a CDS encoding cytochrome b5 domain-containing protein — protein sequence MADKQFTLEELKKFNGENGNPAYVAIDGIVYDMTDVEPWKGGKHHGNVAGNDLSEAIMKSPHKHSVIAKLNEVGKLV from the coding sequence ATGGCAGATAAACAATTTACACTTGAAGAATTAAAGAAATTTAACGGTGAAAATGGCAATCCAGCCTATGTAGCCATTGACGGGATTGTTTACGATATGACAGATGTTGAACCATGGAAAGGCGGCAAACACCATGGCAACGTTGCAGGCAATGATTTGTCGGAAGCAATTATGAAGTCTCCACATAAGCATTCAGTTATTGCTAAGTTAAATGAGGTTGGAAAGCTAGTCTAG
- a CDS encoding FMN-dependent NADH-azoreductase, with the protein MKTLIINAQPDFRNGDHYSIKLQKRFLEKFRVSFPQQTVDLINLYDVEIPQLTTDQLLGIWEKQAAHITLSAEENRIFQINQNLVQQFKSHHRIVIVSPLHNFNVTSKMKDYIDNILVAHETFKYTAEGSVGLMTDNYKVMLLQASGSIYTNNDRYTPLEFSRMYLKGIFEELMGFDRFSIVRIEGLQTNGVDIKQAVQQGMADLDVEFTKFYES; encoded by the coding sequence ATGAAAACATTAATAATTAACGCTCAACCGGATTTTAGAAATGGTGATCATTACTCAATTAAATTACAAAAACGATTCTTAGAAAAATTTCGAGTTTCGTTTCCGCAACAAACAGTCGATTTGATTAACCTTTATGATGTGGAAATTCCACAACTAACAACGGATCAATTGTTGGGCATTTGGGAAAAGCAAGCTGCACACATAACCTTGAGTGCTGAAGAGAACCGAATTTTCCAAATCAATCAGAATTTGGTTCAACAATTCAAGTCACATCACCGAATTGTTATCGTTTCACCACTTCATAACTTTAATGTGACTTCGAAGATGAAAGATTATATCGATAATATTTTGGTTGCTCACGAAACTTTTAAGTATACAGCCGAAGGGTCAGTTGGGTTGATGACTGATAATTATAAAGTCATGTTGTTGCAAGCAAGTGGGTCGATTTATACCAACAACGATCGTTACACGCCGCTAGAATTTTCAAGAATGTATCTAAAAGGCATCTTTGAAGAACTAATGGGATTTGATAGGTTTTCAATCGTCAGAATCGAAGGGTTACAGACAAATGGTGTTGATATAAAACAGGCTGTACAGCAGGGAATGGCTGATTTGGACGTTGAGTTTACTAAATTCTATGAGAGCTAA
- a CDS encoding helix-turn-helix transcriptional regulator, with the protein MNKAERLNQELIFLSNKNFFQINDLITEFNISKRTVLRDITELEAMGLSFYVENGRHGGYHLIKKELLVPVIFNLEEVSAIFFAIKALTLLSATPFEKNYQHIYDKLLATLPKSQQEYVAKLQDGVNYYRIPSITTPNFLNIILQSIVDERIIDVTYHRNKQLQVFNLLYRNGIWFCDALDINTKKWGTYRCDRIESCQINRKITDTYSRLELKQFQQNYENNYHNIPFECELTPLGQELFQKNNYPNMHLKTSNGRILMYGGYNRAEFNYMVKYLITLGKNVKINYPAELKQAYVNELQKIINQY; encoded by the coding sequence ATGAATAAGGCCGAAAGACTAAATCAAGAATTAATCTTTCTCAGCAATAAGAATTTCTTTCAAATCAACGACTTAATCACTGAATTCAATATTTCTAAACGAACCGTTCTGCGCGATATAACTGAATTGGAGGCCATGGGACTGTCTTTTTATGTCGAAAATGGCCGTCACGGTGGATATCATCTTATCAAAAAAGAACTGCTCGTTCCCGTTATCTTTAATCTTGAAGAAGTCAGTGCTATTTTCTTTGCTATCAAAGCTTTGACTTTATTATCAGCCACTCCCTTTGAGAAAAATTATCAACATATTTATGACAAATTATTAGCAACCTTACCTAAATCTCAACAAGAATATGTCGCCAAATTGCAGGATGGTGTTAACTATTATCGCATTCCTTCTATTACGACACCCAATTTTTTGAACATCATTTTACAATCAATTGTCGATGAAAGAATTATCGATGTAACTTATCATCGAAATAAGCAGCTTCAAGTTTTCAATTTGCTCTACCGCAACGGAATCTGGTTCTGTGATGCCCTCGATATTAATACGAAAAAATGGGGAACTTATCGTTGTGACCGTATCGAAAGTTGCCAAATCAATCGCAAAATTACGGATACTTATTCACGTCTGGAACTGAAACAATTCCAACAAAATTACGAGAATAATTATCACAACATCCCTTTCGAATGCGAGTTAACACCGTTGGGACAAGAATTATTTCAGAAGAACAACTATCCAAACATGCATTTAAAAACTTCCAATGGCAGGATTCTAATGTATGGTGGCTACAATCGAGCCGAATTCAACTATATGGTCAAATACCTAATCACACTTGGTAAAAACGTCAAAATAAATTATCCGGCTGAACTGAAACAGGCATATGTTAATGAATTGCAAAAAATTATCAATCAATACTAG
- a CDS encoding nitroreductase family protein: METFEMIQSRKSVREYSGQITDKQLNNILLAANAGSVGLAKFDEYRLTVIQKPEVLSQMNGIYDAPTVIVVSGQNNGLMEGNSAGTIVHNMELEAENQGLGANYNMASLGSIPAGVLPDGFKPLFALTLGKTNEAFTPREISLKKIQTNIVK, translated from the coding sequence ATGGAAACTTTTGAAATGATTCAATCACGTAAGTCAGTTCGTGAATATTCTGGACAAATTACTGACAAACAATTGAACAATATTTTGTTGGCTGCTAATGCTGGATCCGTTGGTTTGGCAAAATTCGATGAATATCGTCTAACTGTTATTCAAAAACCAGAAGTTTTGTCACAAATGAATGGTATTTACGACGCTCCCACAGTCATTGTCGTCTCTGGTCAAAACAATGGTTTAATGGAAGGAAATTCCGCCGGCACAATCGTTCACAACATGGAACTTGAAGCAGAAAACCAAGGTTTAGGCGCTAATTACAACATGGCAAGTCTTGGTTCAATTCCTGCTGGAGTTCTTCCTGATGGTTTCAAACCACTCTTTGCTTTGACATTAGGGAAAACGAATGAAGCTTTCACACCACGTGAGATTTCTCTAAAGAAGATTCAAACTAATATTGTTAAATAA
- a CDS encoding alpha/beta hydrolase, which translates to MDVEIKRDGLTLRGTFNKPAADKFNLVILMHGFTSNRGVDPDQLLYQLAKRFEGKGLATLRFDFNGHGQSDGKFVDMTVLNEIGDAKAILDYARQIEGVEKIYLLGHSQGGVVASMIAGYYPEKIAKLALLAPAATLKDDALKGSTQGYTYDPNNIPDTLPIKKNLTLGGFYLRTAQTLPIYEIAKEYHGPVCLVHGMKDTVVDKIASTRYDDVYTTDTLHLLDDADHGFGIGNSRAEALDIATKFFTE; encoded by the coding sequence ATGGATGTCGAAATAAAACGTGATGGTTTAACTTTGCGAGGAACTTTCAATAAGCCTGCCGCAGATAAATTTAATCTAGTGATTCTGATGCACGGCTTTACTTCAAATCGTGGAGTTGACCCAGATCAGTTGTTGTATCAATTAGCAAAACGCTTTGAGGGAAAAGGATTGGCTACACTTCGTTTTGACTTTAATGGTCATGGTCAATCGGATGGAAAGTTTGTCGACATGACAGTTTTGAATGAAATTGGTGATGCTAAAGCTATCTTGGACTATGCCAGACAAATCGAAGGTGTTGAAAAGATTTATCTATTGGGTCACTCACAAGGTGGGGTTGTTGCCAGTATGATTGCTGGTTATTATCCTGAAAAGATTGCTAAATTGGCTTTGTTAGCTCCTGCTGCAACTTTGAAAGATGATGCTTTGAAGGGCAGTACTCAAGGATATACTTACGATCCAAACAATATTCCTGACACATTGCCAATCAAAAAGAATTTAACTCTGGGTGGTTTTTATCTCAGAACAGCCCAAACTTTGCCAATTTATGAAATTGCTAAAGAATATCATGGTCCCGTTTGTTTAGTCCACGGTATGAAGGATACAGTTGTTGATAAGATTGCCTCGACACGTTACGACGACGTTTATACCACTGATACTTTGCACTTGTTGGATGATGCTGACCATGGCTTCGGAATCGGAAACTCTCGAGCAGAAGCTTTGGATATTGCTACAAAATTCTTTACTGAATAA
- a CDS encoding SDR family oxidoreductase has product MADKILVIGGTGNIGYPLIKYLNQQDVQIVAGTHNIQKAQAKFEGLSNVEIKHFDFLDPSTFEAAFDGVNKVFFVRPPQLAKPKQDMLPFLTFAKQKQIQQIVFVSLIGVEKNPMTPHHKIEQMILDLKIPYTFIRPSFFMQNLNTTHREDIQKNHDLFIPAGNARTSFIDTRDIGEVAGITLMNDKYLNQKLNITGPAALSYQEIAKIMTKVLGTPITYSKPSLLKFRKVMLKRGIKKDFVNVMVMLYLITQLGNAKEVTDTAAKVLGHTPRTIQNYIYDYQDYFK; this is encoded by the coding sequence ATGGCAGATAAAATTTTAGTAATTGGTGGTACGGGTAACATCGGTTATCCGCTAATTAAATATTTAAATCAGCAAGACGTTCAAATCGTAGCTGGGACACACAATATACAAAAAGCTCAGGCAAAGTTTGAGGGCTTGAGTAATGTAGAAATTAAACATTTCGACTTCCTAGATCCATCGACTTTTGAAGCTGCTTTTGACGGTGTAAACAAAGTATTCTTCGTTCGCCCTCCACAACTGGCAAAGCCGAAACAAGATATGTTGCCATTTCTAACCTTTGCCAAGCAAAAACAAATTCAACAAATTGTCTTCGTATCTTTGATTGGTGTCGAAAAGAATCCCATGACTCCACATCATAAAATTGAACAGATGATTCTCGATTTGAAGATTCCATACACTTTCATACGGCCAAGTTTCTTCATGCAAAATCTCAATACAACGCACCGTGAGGATATTCAAAAGAATCATGATTTGTTCATCCCCGCTGGAAACGCTAGAACAAGTTTCATCGACACACGTGATATTGGTGAAGTCGCTGGCATCACTCTAATGAACGACAAATATCTCAACCAAAAACTAAATATCACCGGTCCAGCAGCTTTGTCATATCAAGAAATTGCCAAAATTATGACTAAAGTTCTAGGAACCCCAATAACTTACAGCAAACCAAGTCTTTTAAAATTTAGAAAAGTAATGTTAAAGCGTGGCATCAAAAAGGATTTCGTCAACGTAATGGTCATGCTTTACTTGATAACACAACTTGGCAATGCCAAAGAAGTTACCGATACAGCTGCAAAAGTACTAGGCCACACACCCAGAACAATTCAAAATTACATTTATGATTATCAAGACTACTTTAAATAA
- a CDS encoding aldo/keto reductase — translation MSIFDETITLNNGVKIPKLALGVWEIPDDQVAAAVKSALDIGYRHIDTAQAYGNERGVGEGVLNSSVSRDQIFVNSKVAAEIKNYDEAKKSIDETLNKMGLDYLDMMIIHNPQPWTEVNQGNDRHFEGNLETWRAMEDAVKAGKLKTIGVSSFDKEDLDNLIKNSDTKPAVNQVQIHIGDTPMDIIKYSQANDIAVEAFSPVAHGAAMNDERIKKMAEKYHVSVPQLCIRYDWQLNVIVLPKSANPEHMKSNAEIDFEISAEDMDTLMKIDQMNYGAASAYPVFGGKL, via the coding sequence ATGTCAATTTTTGATGAAACAATCACTTTAAATAATGGAGTAAAGATTCCTAAATTAGCTTTAGGTGTCTGGGAAATCCCTGATGATCAAGTTGCTGCTGCAGTTAAGAGTGCACTTGATATTGGCTACCGTCACATCGATACAGCCCAAGCTTATGGCAATGAACGTGGTGTTGGCGAAGGAGTTTTAAATAGTAGTGTCAGTCGTGACCAAATTTTTGTAAATTCAAAAGTCGCTGCTGAAATTAAGAATTATGATGAAGCTAAAAAATCAATTGATGAAACTTTGAACAAGATGGGCTTGGATTATTTGGATATGATGATTATTCACAATCCTCAACCATGGACTGAAGTTAACCAAGGCAATGACCGTCACTTTGAAGGAAATTTGGAAACATGGCGTGCAATGGAAGATGCCGTTAAAGCTGGTAAGTTGAAGACTATCGGTGTTTCAAGTTTTGATAAGGAAGATTTGGACAACTTGATTAAAAATAGCGATACTAAGCCTGCTGTTAACCAAGTTCAGATTCATATCGGCGATACACCAATGGATATTATCAAGTATTCACAAGCTAACGATATTGCTGTTGAGGCATTCTCACCAGTTGCCCATGGTGCTGCGATGAATGATGAACGGATTAAAAAGATGGCTGAAAAGTATCATGTCAGCGTGCCACAATTGTGTATCCGTTATGACTGGCAATTGAACGTTATCGTTTTGCCTAAGTCAGCTAACCCTGAGCATATGAAGTCTAATGCCGAGATTGATTTTGAAATTTCAGCTGAAGATATGGATACTTTGATGAAGATTGACCAAATGAATTATGGTGCAGCTAGCGCTTATCCTGTGTTTGGTGGAAAGCTATAA
- a CDS encoding DapH/DapD/GlmU-related protein, with product MKSEMDVGTEAYEQIEKVNRRNQMLVQQLNDSPHTKAETRDLVSQITNEKIDETTEIRLPFYTDFGQNLHIGKNVYISNCSMFVDLGGIYIGDNVLIGPNVTITSVNHRTNPADRRHLSFKSVYIHDNAWLGANVTVTPGTIIGENAIVAAGAVVTKNVPANTVVGGVPARIIKTIKCN from the coding sequence ATGAAATCAGAAATGGATGTAGGGACAGAGGCCTACGAACAAATCGAAAAGGTCAATCGTCGCAACCAAATGTTAGTGCAACAGTTGAACGATTCGCCACATACGAAAGCGGAGACTCGCGACCTTGTCAGCCAAATTACCAATGAAAAAATTGATGAGACGACTGAAATTAGATTGCCATTTTATACCGACTTTGGGCAAAACCTGCATATTGGTAAAAATGTTTATATCAGCAATTGTTCAATGTTCGTTGATCTCGGTGGAATTTATATTGGCGATAACGTTTTGATTGGACCTAATGTCACGATAACATCTGTTAATCATCGTACTAATCCTGCCGATAGACGTCATTTGAGTTTTAAATCGGTCTATATTCACGATAATGCTTGGTTGGGTGCGAATGTTACCGTCACACCGGGAACAATTATCGGTGAAAATGCTATCGTCGCTGCGGGTGCAGTTGTGACAAAAAATGTCCCTGCCAATACTGTGGTGGGTGGTGTACCGGCCCGCATCATTAAAACTATTAAATGCAATTAA
- a CDS encoding LysR family transcriptional regulator: protein MDVRVLRYFIAIAQEQNISRAARLLHISQPALSRQIADLETNLGTQLFIRGKRQIQLTQDGYYLLERAHEIVDLVDKTTYNLQKQDVVSGTLDIGAGESIAIQGVMDTVHDIIHKYPEVHVNFNSGDYTVIEAALDSGVLEFGIIMGRHEFNNYNTLELPMKNRWGILMRKDEQLTTKKYIQPSDLIGRPLLVSHQIKQHRDFKNWSQGLFDQFNFVGTYNLIFNASLLVKTGACMALTYDDLVDVSADSDLTFRPLSPELTDPNTLIWSKKRTLPDVDKLFLKTLKEKIGEQSK, encoded by the coding sequence ATGGATGTTAGAGTTTTACGCTACTTTATTGCCATCGCGCAGGAACAAAATATTTCTCGAGCTGCCCGTTTATTACATATTTCGCAACCGGCTTTATCACGACAAATCGCTGATTTGGAAACTAATTTGGGGACTCAATTATTCATTCGTGGCAAACGACAGATTCAACTGACTCAAGACGGTTATTACCTTTTGGAACGTGCCCACGAGATTGTCGATTTGGTCGATAAAACTACCTATAATTTACAAAAGCAGGACGTCGTCAGTGGAACTTTGGATATCGGAGCTGGCGAAAGCATTGCCATTCAGGGTGTTATGGATACCGTCCACGACATCATTCACAAATATCCAGAAGTTCACGTTAACTTTAATAGTGGCGATTATACTGTGATTGAAGCTGCACTCGATAGCGGCGTTCTAGAATTCGGCATCATCATGGGACGACACGAATTTAATAACTACAATACTTTGGAGTTGCCGATGAAAAACCGTTGGGGTATTTTGATGCGTAAGGACGAACAATTGACGACAAAAAAATACATCCAACCAAGTGATTTGATTGGACGTCCGCTATTAGTTTCCCATCAAATTAAGCAGCACCGTGATTTCAAAAATTGGAGTCAGGGATTATTCGATCAATTCAACTTTGTGGGAACTTATAATTTAATTTTCAATGCTAGTTTGTTGGTCAAAACTGGCGCCTGTATGGCACTGACATATGATGATCTGGTAGACGTTTCCGCCGACAGTGATTTAACCTTTCGTCCACTATCTCCTGAATTAACCGATCCGAATACTTTGATTTGGAGTAAGAAACGAACTTTACCTGATGTGGATAAATTATTTTTAAAGACTCTCAAAGAAAAAATTGGAGAACAGTCAAAATGA
- a CDS encoding nucleoside 2-deoxyribosyltransferase: MKIYFSASIRGGRDDVKIYKQLIDFLKQDNQVLTEHIGDPSLSVVGQKQDDSYIRDRDIAWLKEADLVVAETSNPSLGVGYELAYAEKLHKPVIILHNSKNGQLSAMINGTDYFKDIFEYSTVTEAITILKKKLKL, from the coding sequence ATGAAAATATACTTTTCAGCCTCAATTCGGGGCGGACGTGACGATGTAAAAATTTACAAACAACTGATTGATTTTCTCAAACAGGATAATCAAGTTTTGACGGAACATATTGGCGACCCATCCCTTTCAGTTGTCGGTCAAAAACAAGACGATTCATATATAAGAGACCGTGACATTGCCTGGCTCAAAGAAGCCGACCTAGTAGTGGCCGAAACTTCCAATCCTAGCTTGGGCGTCGGTTACGAACTTGCCTACGCGGAGAAGTTGCACAAACCCGTCATTATCCTGCATAATTCTAAAAACGGCCAGTTGTCCGCAATGATCAATGGGACTGATTATTTTAAAGATATTTTTGAATACTCAACAGTCACTGAAGCAATCACGATTTTAAAAAAGAAACTCAAATTATAG
- a CDS encoding CAP domain-containing protein codes for MKYSKSATIIAALAMASTAGLALSQKQADASTIATITTKGPATLYDINGSPITNRALAPNTKWAVGTIFVANGNMAIYQVSTNEYLRSTEANLTGDYAYLQPKKTASTDKLVGKIINGNAQLYRDDTNAMSDRLLGNNSNWAIGKHYLNKNGDDFFQVSTHEYVNGKHLSLNHMPQDTTYSANFGIPGASVDTSTETTTSNNNNNNNDWSNIGTDNNSTVVNTNNNSNNNNVDTNTNTNTSTNTNTNTASYKPNLANINKYFVEYLNALHKANGTDPVNLDNDMMTYAQQRASQQDGGNLDHSTATRNLSENLSSAGFHYMSYVGIKSDKDAAYFLLKDWYDEDNNYYPMGQAGHFGHRAALIYSGPNVGLGITDGDAAFNANWHDLDQLNALYDYTGSNPNTKFISKDAI; via the coding sequence ATGAAATATTCTAAATCAGCAACAATTATCGCTGCTTTAGCAATGGCCTCTACAGCAGGTTTAGCTTTATCACAAAAACAAGCTGACGCCTCAACTATCGCGACCATAACTACCAAAGGACCAGCCACGTTATACGATATCAATGGCAGTCCAATCACCAACCGCGCCCTTGCACCAAATACTAAATGGGCTGTCGGAACAATCTTTGTTGCCAACGGTAACATGGCTATTTATCAAGTTTCAACCAATGAATACTTGAGATCAACAGAAGCCAATTTAACGGGTGACTATGCCTACTTACAACCTAAGAAGACAGCCTCAACCGACAAATTAGTAGGAAAAATCATTAATGGTAACGCGCAATTGTACCGTGACGATACCAACGCCATGTCTGACCGTTTGTTAGGAAATAATTCCAACTGGGCAATTGGTAAGCATTATCTAAATAAAAATGGCGATGACTTCTTCCAAGTTTCAACTCACGAATATGTCAATGGCAAACATTTATCTTTGAACCATATGCCACAAGACACTACATACAGTGCTAACTTTGGTATTCCTGGCGCAAGCGTTGATACAAGTACTGAAACTACTACTTCAAACAACAATAATAATAACAACGATTGGTCAAATATCGGTACAGATAATAATTCAACCGTTGTAAATACTAACAACAATTCTAATAACAATAATGTTGATACAAATACCAACACAAATACTTCAACTAATACGAATACAAACACGGCTTCATATAAACCAAATTTGGCAAATATTAATAAGTACTTTGTTGAATATTTGAACGCTTTGCATAAAGCTAATGGTACTGACCCTGTTAACTTGGATAATGATATGATGACTTATGCTCAACAACGCGCTAGCCAACAAGATGGTGGCAATTTGGATCATTCAACTGCTACTAGAAACTTATCAGAGAATCTATCAAGTGCTGGTTTCCATTATATGAGTTACGTTGGAATCAAATCAGACAAAGATGCAGCATACTTCCTATTAAAGGATTGGTATGACGAAGATAATAATTATTATCCAATGGGACAAGCTGGACACTTCGGTCACCGTGCTGCCCTAATTTATTCAGGTCCAAATGTTGGTTTAGGTATTACTGATGGTGATGCCGCCTTTAATGCCAACTGGCATGACCTTGATCAATTAAACGCACTATATGATTACACAGGCTCAAATCCTAATACTAAGTTCATCTCCAAAGATGCTATCTAG